The Amphiura filiformis chromosome 6, Afil_fr2py, whole genome shotgun sequence genome segment ttccgttgaactcaaaagtatactgatgtttattagaattCAATTATTCAAtagtaaatggtcataaaaaggtAGTGACAGTAAAAGCTTGGTACACCTATacctatgttattgaatgcaacattatcttggcATAATTATACTGACTCACTTCAAAACTGAACAACTCTGATTtcggaatctaccagtttattgatcacgaaagcccgagtaaaaataaattctgcttccaacgcattttacagatttgtaatccaatagcccgttttttaatattggccattatttaaaggaggcaattactttttttgagatgtttatttatgAGGTAGTGTAATACACCCTATCGATCTTCAAATAAAAACCGAAAATACCTCATTTACAATGCCCAATAGAGAGGGTAGGGTTTCTCTTTTTTATTCCAAGGTCACGGAGTAGCCACTGCAGATCCAATAAAACATTTCTataatatgtacaaaatataacGAAATCCTgctttgaataaacatgaatgttCAGTCATACTTCGTAATGTAATTCAATCTCTGAAATCTGTACTAGCTAATAGAGAATTTTATCACGCACTTATTTATGAATTCTTCAATATTCTTTTCCATATTAGAATACCCTTTCAGAAAATAGATTCGTGATCTGTTTGTACACATGTGGATGTTTATAAGGTAAGGCATGATACTACTCATCATGAACTAGTCACAGATGGAGACGTCACTTTTACAGGTTGCAATACCTTATAGCGCCATCAATAATATTACaacattcatttattttacacaaAATCGCTCACATTGTACACGCACTTGGCGTCATCAATATAATGCTTCACTTCCAAATGTACAGCTTTTCCGCGTGCTAATTATGAGCATACGTGTAGGATTGCACAAATCTAGGATATTTCGTATAGctaacacagcaaaatagattTTAATGCATTACGTAGATAACAATATTGTGTAAGCACTATATCGTTATTTGAATAATGCtatatcaaaataaacattttgacaaatcttttATCAAAATCGGAACACTTttacatttttgaccccttaaagaCAACAaatcgacctttgacctttcCTAGACTGGTCATATCTGCTGAATCCTTacgactagaggaatacattggaacattttttaacatttgagCAAGTGTGAAAATTGAGATACAGAGTGTAATGTTCGATGTACCTATGTTACAGATagacattttatttttgtaaacacCGTACATAGCAGTGATATACAATACATACAAAAataatatacaggggtgaacgtaTCTGGGCTgctcatgtgacactttgagacggctagggatccctagccgtctcaaagtgtcacatgaccagcccaacgGATCAGTTGCCTGATAAAAtatgatggtttcagacgcaacgtagcaagttgcacaaaatgtaagttccagtatttgatttaattcaaaactttgtgattttaacgactggatgacagagaatattcactattttgtCAAGAACAATTTCGGGCAGGATTGCCTACAAGAAGTAAGAACTTATGAGAAGACGGCTAGAAAGATCGCAAATTACCGCAACCATTTGAGATTCAATTTACGTTGTTTACATGAGCATATAACACCACGTAGCATCAAGCTCAAAAGTAATGTTAGCGGCCACAAAGCTGATCAGATTCTAAGAAACGCTGAAAGGAAACTTTTAAATGAGAGAGTTAGACAGGTAAATTTCACGATTGATGTtttgaaacaaaaacaagacCAGTCATCACAGAAACTTTCGGCTTCGTTACCAAGAGACGCTTTCGACAGAGTTGCCGAATTCACCACCCATGCGCAGTTAGCACAACATCGGAAGGTGAAAGgtcgccatcttgaaaaattccAAAAGTTGAGAAGTTCGCGAGCGGATTTGGACAAGGATTGGAGGAATAGCGGCGACTCTGGACTCGGTTCTAACTCAGAAAAATGGGTGAAAAACATCTCCGATCGCGATTTAACGAAGGATGAAGTCAGTGTTCTCGCCAAAGGTTTAAATTACGCCGTCGTACCGGAGAGCGTACCGGTTGCTGAATTCGTCACCGTTACTGAATCTGCCGTGTCGCTAGGTCGTTTAAATCCATCGGACGCCGAAACACTCCGTCATAAGATCTGTGAAACGCTATGTAACACTGAACTACCTCAATCAAACATCACCAAGGATGAGAGGAAGGCTCTGTCGGAATTAACTAAGGATGAAAACATCGCCATAGTCCCGGCAGACAAAGGCAAGTGTGTAGTGGTTTTGAACAAGTGTGACTATGATGACAAGTGCAATGATCTGCTAAAAGACGAAAAAACATACAAGCGAGTAGGATATAATCCAACAAGTGGTTACAGGAAATAGCTAACAGAGTTTACTACTAAGATACTTAATGAGAAAACCATAAACATCGATGACAAGAGACAGTTAGATCCCCCCCTCTGAGCCAGCGGTACCTGCGTTTTATGGACTCCCGGAAATTCACAAGCCAGAACCAATACCTGTAAGGCCCATTGTGAGTAGCATCGGATCTGTAACGTATAATCTCGCAAAGTATGCGGCTAAAATCTTAGGCCCCCTTGTTGGACAATCTCCGCACCACATTAAAAACACTCAAGAGTTTGTTAACCGAATTAAGGATATCACTTTAAGCGAAGGCGAAACAATAACATCGTATGACGTTACCGCTTTGTTCACATGTATTCCACCAGACTTTGCGCTGAAAGTTGTAAAGGAGTGTTTAAACAATGATACCACCTTGAGTGAACGGACAAACCTGAATGTTGATCAAATCGTGGAACTCGTAAGCATCTGTTTGAATACCACCTATTTCTCATACCAAGGCAAATTTTACAAACAACAACATGGAGTTGCGATGGGATCCCCCGTTAGCCCGATAGTTGTTAACCTGTGTATGGAAAGTTTCGAGCAGCAAGCCTTGCAATCATACCCGGGTGTTAAGCCTAGACTCTGGTTACGTTTTGTCGATGATACTTTCGTGATCATTGAGCGCACCGAATTAGAAGGTTTCTTTCAACACATCAATAAGCTAGACGACAACATCAAATTTACTCAGGAAAGTTGTAAAGACGACACGCTAGCTTTCTTAGACTGCCTGATTAGTGTGAAGAACGATGGTTCGCTAACTTCAAATATTTACAGAAAACCCACGCACACTGATCATTACTTACAATTTGGATcacatcacccattgatacacaagTTGGGAGTAATAAGAACTTTACAATACAGAGCTGATACCATCATAAGCGAGAACGAACTTATCCCAGAGGAGAAAGACCACATCAAAGAATCGCTGAAGAACTGCGGTTATCCGAACTGGGCTTTTCTAAAAGCCAACAAGAGCAGGAAAGACCAAAAACAGCCTGATGGTGGTGGTCAACCCAACAAAGCTCGCGTCACAATCCCATATATAGCTGGACTGTCAGAACGTGTAAAGAAACACCTCAAACAGAACGTGTAAAGACACCTCAAAGCTTTTGGGATTTCCTCGTCGTTTAAGCCAAATAACACCCTTCGTGGCAAGCTCGTTCAAGTAAAGGACAAACAATCAAAAGAAAAACGCTCAAACTTAGTGTATGGATTAGTGTGCGGTGACGCTGATTGTTCTGCTGCCTATGTTGGCGAAACAAAACAAGCCTTGAAAGCTAGACTCAATCAACATAGGAGGCCCAGTTCAAACGAGGCCCAGAACTCCGCCGTGTACCTTCACCTTAAAGA includes the following:
- the LOC140154576 gene encoding uncharacterized protein, which codes for MTENIHYFVKNNFGQDCLQEVRTYEKTARKIANYRNHLRFNLRCLHEHITPRSIKLKSNVSGHKADQILRNAERKLLNERVRQVNFTIDVLKQKQDQSSQKLSASLPRDAFDRVAEFTTHAQLAQHRKVKGRHLEKFQKLRSSRADLDKDWRNSGDSGLGSNSEKWVKNISDRDLTKDEVSVLAKGLNYAVVPESVPVAEFVTVTESAVSLGRLNPSDAETLRHKICETLCNTELPQSNITKDERKALSELTKDENIAIVPADKGKCVVVLNKCDYDDKCNDLLKDEKTYKRVGYNPTSGYRK
- the LOC140154577 gene encoding uncharacterized protein — protein: MGSPVSPIVVNLCMESFEQQALQSYPGVKPRLWLRFVDDTFVIIERTELEGFFQHINKLDDNIKFTQESCKDDTLAFLDCLISVKNDGSLTSNIYRKPTHTDHYLQFGSHHPLIHKLGVIRTLQYRADTIISENELIPEEKDHIKESLKNCGYPNWAFLKANKSRKDQKQPDGGGQPNKARVTIPYIAGLSERVKKHLKQNV